Proteins from one Carassius gibelio isolate Cgi1373 ecotype wild population from Czech Republic chromosome A25, carGib1.2-hapl.c, whole genome shotgun sequence genomic window:
- the LOC127947299 gene encoding liprin-beta-2 isoform X2: MASDASHMLEAALEQMDDIIAGSKAAVGFSNGLYDLGSPVSAGPLPVLQLAEELRLALELQVRDKDCNSLRSQLPCTTAQTLMEWLEKGSVNLQCSSNNETYQERLARLEGNKESLVLQVSVLTDQVEAQGEKIRDLESSLEEHHHKLISTEQMLQQELLRRTSLETQKLELVDEVSYLKLKLVGMEEEHNHNDEQEKHNKAESVVNLISELQEQMCKFQEEISNRIQEQRARESLGENGTREALDQSPDVGLGASDAEECSCHCRSGGENALLQELHLLKSKVEELEGEKSQYERKLKATKTEIGKLQQLLATKNAEIECLQNQLLSQGTVKDDITERDQELQRLKTGMEMLIAANNEKDRHIEELNLLLVQYRKLKDSLALSQVTNNMLLSGSSEEDLNGTRKIKTLTHKAYSDIVRPELQMSSRDPSPLLVSTCFQRELDSSFRSILPSMETSMVSIGHLGFYSRQWSIPRMLSTSLEELQSGSLQMHVVGQPVEAVLENRYKSENNKYQTLPGKFSRPEQNGVRLQPSSPLQLSPDESEGSEFNLRKAEKTDDSTLSDLSPMSSGLESGQQSPVSPEHKKNQKGIRKKLWGKIRRTQSGGLPADESDSDFKRGGFRATAGPRLTCLSTNASARDRNIPFSKWSCDQVCAWMEEFGLVQYVNMARQWVTSGQTLLSSQDIEKELGIKHPLHRKKLQLALRSFSTRITEKSSELDHIWVTRWLDDIGLPQYKDQFSEGRVDGRMLQYLTVNDLLFLKVTSQLHHLSIKCAIHVLHVNKFNPSCLKRRPGDENKTSPSEVVQWSNHRVMEWLRSADLAEYAPNLRGSGVHGGLIILEPRFNSDTLAMLLNIPPQKTLLRRHLATNFNMLVGSQAQQEKQEYLESSGYTPLTTTAKVRPRKIGFSSFGHRKKRAEDSTDYICPLDASPPQALLNGANRPYSGIRGLSPTFDRDPPRREQVGDLQI; encoded by the exons GTTAACCTCCAGTGCTCAAGCAACAATGAGACCTATCAAGAGCGGCTGGCGAGATTAGAAGGCAACAAAGAGTCTCTGGTTCTCCAG GTGAGTGTTCTCACTGACCAGGTTGAAGCTCAAGGGGAAAAGATCAGAGATCTGGAAAGTTCCCTGGAAGAACACCACCACAAACTCATTTCTACTGAGCAAATGCTTCAACAG GAGCTCCTTAGACGAACCTCACTGGAGACACAGAAACTGGAACTCGTGGATGAAGTTTCCTATCTGAAACTCAAGCTAGTCGGCATGGAGGAGGAACACAACCACAATGATGAACAGGAGAAACATAATAAAGCTGAG AGTGTGGTTAATCTAATTAGTGAACTACAGGAGCAGATGTGTAAATTCCAGGAGGAAATCAGCAATCGTATCCAGGAGCAGCGAGCTCGGGAGAGCCTGGGCGAGAATGGCACACGCGAGGCTCTCGACCAGAGCCCCGATGTGGGCCTTGGTGCCTCTGATGCTGAGGAATGCAGCTGCCACTGTAGAAGTGGAGGAGAGAAT gCTTTGTTACAAGAGCTTCACCTTCTTAAGAGCAAAGTTGAAGAACTGGAGGGTGAGAAATCACAATATGAAAGGAAGCTCAAAGCCACTAAG ACTGAGATTGGCAAACTCCAGCAGCTGCTTGCTACGAAGAATGCTGAAATTGAGTGTTTACAGAATCAGCTTCTGTCCCAAGGAACCGTCAAAGATGACATCACAGAGAGAG ATCAAGAGCTGCAGAGGTTAAAAACTGGAATGGAGATGCTAATAGCTGCCAATAATGAAAAG GATCGACACATAGAGGAACTCAATCTTCTGTTGGTCCAGTACAGAAAATTAAAGGACAGCTTAGCCCTTTCTCAAG TGACCAACAATATGTTGCTGTCTGGCAGCAGTGAGGAGGATCTTAATGGCACTCGAAAAATAAAAACCCTGACGCATAAAGCATACTCTGACATTGTCAGACCGGAGCTACAG ATGTCTTCCCGAGACCCGTCGCCACTCCTGGTGTCTACATGTTTCCAGAGGGAGCTGGACTCCAG CTTTCGCAGTATTCTGCCCTCTATGGAGACCTCGATGGTATCCATTGGCCACTTGGGCTTTTACAGCAGACAATG GTCAATACCACGGATGCTGTCCACCAGCTTAGAAGAACTCCAAAGTGGAAGTTTACAGATG CATGTAGTGGGCCAACCAGTAGAGGCTGTTTTAGAG AACCGATATAAATCTGAAAATAACAAATATCAGACGCTTCCGGGCAAGTTTAGTCGTCCAGAGCAGAATGGAGTGAGACTGCAGCCGTCTTCCCCACTGCAACTGTCTCCTGATGAAAGTGAAGGCAGCGAATTCAACCTGA GAAAGGCAGAGAAGACGGATGATTCGACCTTGTCTGACCTTTCACCCATGTCGTCTGGACTAGAATCAGGTCAGCAGTCTCCCGTTTCACCAGAGCACAAGAAGAACCAGAAAGGCATTCGTAAAAAACTGTGGGGAAA GATCAGGAGAACACAGTCAGGTGGTCTTCCTGCAGACGAATCTGATTCTGACTTCAAGCGAGGGGGTTTCAGGGCCACGGCCGGCCCTCGACTCACCTGCCTGAGCACCAATGCCTCAGCACG TGACAGGAACATCCCCTTCTCAAAATGGTCTTGTGATCAGGTGTGTGCATGGATGGAGGAGTTTGGTCTGGTTCAGTACGTGAATATGGCCAGACAGTGGGTCACCAGCGGTCAGACTTTACTCTCCTCGCAGGACATTGAGAAG GAGCTGGGCATTAAACATCCACTtcacaggaagaagctccagctgGCTCTGCGCTCCTTCAGCACCAGAATCACAGAGAAATCCTCTGAACTGGACCACATCTGGGTCACGC GGTGGCTGGATGATATTGGTTTACCACAGTACAAAGACCAGTTTAGCGAAGGACGTGTGGACGGTAGAATGCTGCAGTACTTGACAGTG AACGATCTGCTGTTTCTGAAAGTCACCAGTCAGCTGCATCATCTTAGCATCAAGTGTGCTATCCACGTCTTACATGTTAACAAGTTCAACCCCAGCTGCCTCAAAAGAAGACCTGGAGATGAG AATAAGACATCGCCTTCTGAGGTTGTTCAGTGGTCCAATCACCGTGTGATGGAGTGGCTCAGATCAGCTGACCTGGCAGAATACGCTCCCAACCTGAGAGGCAGCGGAGTGCATGGAGGACTCATA ATCTTGGAACCTCGTTTTAACTCGGACACACTTGCGATGCTCCTGAACATCCCCCCTCAGAAGACTCTGCTGAGGAGGCATCTGGCCACTAATTTCAACATGCTGGTGGGCTCTCAGGCTCAGCAGGAGAAACAAGAGTATCTGGAATCATCAGGATACACGCCGCTAACAACCACTGCTAAAGTCCGG CCACGTAAAATAGGTTTCTCCAGTTTTGGCCACCGTAAGAAGCGTGCTGAGGACTCCACTGACTACATCTGCCCTCTGGACGCTTCACCACCCCAGGCCCTGCTCAATGGGGCCAACCGACCCTACAGCGGCATCAGGGGTCTGAGCCCCACCTTTGACAGGGACCCACCGAGACGGGAGCAGGTGGGAGATCTACAGATCTGA
- the LOC127947299 gene encoding liprin-beta-2 isoform X1, giving the protein MASDASHMLEAALEQMDDIIAGSKAAVGFSNGLYDLGSPVSAGPLPVLQLAEELRLALELQVRDKDCNSLRSQLPCTTAQTLMEWLEKGSVNLQCSSNNETYQERLARLEGNKESLVLQVSVLTDQVEAQGEKIRDLESSLEEHHHKLISTEQMLQQELLRRTSLETQKLELVDEVSYLKLKLVGMEEEHNHNDEQEKHNKAESVVNLISELQEQMCKFQEEISNRIQEQRARESLGENGTREALDQSPDVGLGASDAEECSCHCRSGGENALLQELHLLKSKVEELEGEKSQYERKLKATKTEIGKLQQLLATKNAEIECLQNQLLSQGTVKDDITERDQELQRLKTGMEMLIAANNEKDRHIEELNLLLVQYRKLKDSLALSQVTNNMLLSGSSEEDLNGTRKIKTLTHKAYSDIVRPELQMSSRDPSPLLVSTCFQRELDSSFRSILPSMETSMVSIGHLGFYSRQWSIPRMLSTSLEELQSGSLQMHVVGQPVEAVLENRYKSENNKYQTLPGKFSRPEQNGVRLQPSSPLQLSPDESEGSEFNLRKAEKTDDSTLSDLSPMSSGLESGQQSPVSPEHKKNQKGIRKKLWGKIRRTQSGGLPADESDSDFKRGGFRATAGPRLTCLSTNASARDRNIPFSKWSCDQVCAWMEEFGLVQYVNMARQWVTSGQTLLSSQDIEKELGIKHPLHRKKLQLALRSFSTRITEKSSELDHIWVTRWLDDIGLPQYKDQFSEGRVDGRMLQYLTVNDLLFLKVTSQLHHLSIKCAIHVLHVNKFNPSCLKRRPGDENKTSPSEVVQWSNHRVMEWLRSADLAEYAPNLRGSGVHGGLIILEPRFNSDTLAMLLNIPPQKTLLRRHLATNFNMLVGSQAQQEKQEYLESSGYTPLTTTAKVRPRKIGFSSFGHRKKRAEDSTDYICPLDASPPQALLNGANRPYSGIRGLSPTFDRDPPRREQMLHTKESGMQVEAFSRGINNLTDSKEEKKTQTTGSLSTNTKERIILVSYFTLQHFTCQ; this is encoded by the exons GTTAACCTCCAGTGCTCAAGCAACAATGAGACCTATCAAGAGCGGCTGGCGAGATTAGAAGGCAACAAAGAGTCTCTGGTTCTCCAG GTGAGTGTTCTCACTGACCAGGTTGAAGCTCAAGGGGAAAAGATCAGAGATCTGGAAAGTTCCCTGGAAGAACACCACCACAAACTCATTTCTACTGAGCAAATGCTTCAACAG GAGCTCCTTAGACGAACCTCACTGGAGACACAGAAACTGGAACTCGTGGATGAAGTTTCCTATCTGAAACTCAAGCTAGTCGGCATGGAGGAGGAACACAACCACAATGATGAACAGGAGAAACATAATAAAGCTGAG AGTGTGGTTAATCTAATTAGTGAACTACAGGAGCAGATGTGTAAATTCCAGGAGGAAATCAGCAATCGTATCCAGGAGCAGCGAGCTCGGGAGAGCCTGGGCGAGAATGGCACACGCGAGGCTCTCGACCAGAGCCCCGATGTGGGCCTTGGTGCCTCTGATGCTGAGGAATGCAGCTGCCACTGTAGAAGTGGAGGAGAGAAT gCTTTGTTACAAGAGCTTCACCTTCTTAAGAGCAAAGTTGAAGAACTGGAGGGTGAGAAATCACAATATGAAAGGAAGCTCAAAGCCACTAAG ACTGAGATTGGCAAACTCCAGCAGCTGCTTGCTACGAAGAATGCTGAAATTGAGTGTTTACAGAATCAGCTTCTGTCCCAAGGAACCGTCAAAGATGACATCACAGAGAGAG ATCAAGAGCTGCAGAGGTTAAAAACTGGAATGGAGATGCTAATAGCTGCCAATAATGAAAAG GATCGACACATAGAGGAACTCAATCTTCTGTTGGTCCAGTACAGAAAATTAAAGGACAGCTTAGCCCTTTCTCAAG TGACCAACAATATGTTGCTGTCTGGCAGCAGTGAGGAGGATCTTAATGGCACTCGAAAAATAAAAACCCTGACGCATAAAGCATACTCTGACATTGTCAGACCGGAGCTACAG ATGTCTTCCCGAGACCCGTCGCCACTCCTGGTGTCTACATGTTTCCAGAGGGAGCTGGACTCCAG CTTTCGCAGTATTCTGCCCTCTATGGAGACCTCGATGGTATCCATTGGCCACTTGGGCTTTTACAGCAGACAATG GTCAATACCACGGATGCTGTCCACCAGCTTAGAAGAACTCCAAAGTGGAAGTTTACAGATG CATGTAGTGGGCCAACCAGTAGAGGCTGTTTTAGAG AACCGATATAAATCTGAAAATAACAAATATCAGACGCTTCCGGGCAAGTTTAGTCGTCCAGAGCAGAATGGAGTGAGACTGCAGCCGTCTTCCCCACTGCAACTGTCTCCTGATGAAAGTGAAGGCAGCGAATTCAACCTGA GAAAGGCAGAGAAGACGGATGATTCGACCTTGTCTGACCTTTCACCCATGTCGTCTGGACTAGAATCAGGTCAGCAGTCTCCCGTTTCACCAGAGCACAAGAAGAACCAGAAAGGCATTCGTAAAAAACTGTGGGGAAA GATCAGGAGAACACAGTCAGGTGGTCTTCCTGCAGACGAATCTGATTCTGACTTCAAGCGAGGGGGTTTCAGGGCCACGGCCGGCCCTCGACTCACCTGCCTGAGCACCAATGCCTCAGCACG TGACAGGAACATCCCCTTCTCAAAATGGTCTTGTGATCAGGTGTGTGCATGGATGGAGGAGTTTGGTCTGGTTCAGTACGTGAATATGGCCAGACAGTGGGTCACCAGCGGTCAGACTTTACTCTCCTCGCAGGACATTGAGAAG GAGCTGGGCATTAAACATCCACTtcacaggaagaagctccagctgGCTCTGCGCTCCTTCAGCACCAGAATCACAGAGAAATCCTCTGAACTGGACCACATCTGGGTCACGC GGTGGCTGGATGATATTGGTTTACCACAGTACAAAGACCAGTTTAGCGAAGGACGTGTGGACGGTAGAATGCTGCAGTACTTGACAGTG AACGATCTGCTGTTTCTGAAAGTCACCAGTCAGCTGCATCATCTTAGCATCAAGTGTGCTATCCACGTCTTACATGTTAACAAGTTCAACCCCAGCTGCCTCAAAAGAAGACCTGGAGATGAG AATAAGACATCGCCTTCTGAGGTTGTTCAGTGGTCCAATCACCGTGTGATGGAGTGGCTCAGATCAGCTGACCTGGCAGAATACGCTCCCAACCTGAGAGGCAGCGGAGTGCATGGAGGACTCATA ATCTTGGAACCTCGTTTTAACTCGGACACACTTGCGATGCTCCTGAACATCCCCCCTCAGAAGACTCTGCTGAGGAGGCATCTGGCCACTAATTTCAACATGCTGGTGGGCTCTCAGGCTCAGCAGGAGAAACAAGAGTATCTGGAATCATCAGGATACACGCCGCTAACAACCACTGCTAAAGTCCGG CCACGTAAAATAGGTTTCTCCAGTTTTGGCCACCGTAAGAAGCGTGCTGAGGACTCCACTGACTACATCTGCCCTCTGGACGCTTCACCACCCCAGGCCCTGCTCAATGGGGCCAACCGACCCTACAGCGGCATCAGGGGTCTGAGCCCCACCTTTGACAGGGACCCACCGAGACGGGAGCAG ATGTTGCACACTAAAGAATCAGGGATGCAGGTCGAGGCCTTTTCAAGGGGAATTAACAACCTCACA GACTCCAAAGAGGAGAAGAAAACTCAGACCACAGGTTCACTCTCAACCAATACCAAAGAAAGAATAATATTGGTGAGTTATTTTACCTTGCAACATTTTACATGTCAGTGA
- the LOC127947299 gene encoding liprin-beta-2 isoform X3 encodes MASDASHMLEAALEQMDDIIAGSKAAVGFSNGLYDLGSPVSAGPLPVLQLAEELRLALELQVRDKDCNSLRSQLPCTTAQTLMEWLEKGSVNLQCSSNNETYQERLARLEGNKESLVLQVSVLTDQVEAQGEKIRDLESSLEEHHHKLISTEQMLQQELLRRTSLETQKLELVDEVSYLKLKLVGMEEEHNHNDEQEKHNKAESVVNLISELQEQMCKFQEEISNRIQEQRARESLGENGTREALDQSPDVGLGASDAEECSCHCRSGGENALLQELHLLKSKVEELEGEKSQYERKLKATKTEIGKLQQLLATKNAEIECLQNQLLSQGTVKDDITERDQELQRLKTGMEMLIAANNEKDRHIEELNLLLVQYRKLKDSLALSQVTNNMLLSGSSEEDLNGTRKIKTLTHKAYSDIVRPELQMSSRDPSPLLVSTCFQRELDSSFRSILPSMETSMVSIGHLGFYSRQWSIPRMLSTSLEELQSGSLQMNRYKSENNKYQTLPGKFSRPEQNGVRLQPSSPLQLSPDESEGSEFNLRKAEKTDDSTLSDLSPMSSGLESGQQSPVSPEHKKNQKGIRKKLWGKIRRTQSGGLPADESDSDFKRGGFRATAGPRLTCLSTNASARDRNIPFSKWSCDQVCAWMEEFGLVQYVNMARQWVTSGQTLLSSQDIEKELGIKHPLHRKKLQLALRSFSTRITEKSSELDHIWVTRWLDDIGLPQYKDQFSEGRVDGRMLQYLTVNDLLFLKVTSQLHHLSIKCAIHVLHVNKFNPSCLKRRPGDENKTSPSEVVQWSNHRVMEWLRSADLAEYAPNLRGSGVHGGLIILEPRFNSDTLAMLLNIPPQKTLLRRHLATNFNMLVGSQAQQEKQEYLESSGYTPLTTTAKVRPRKIGFSSFGHRKKRAEDSTDYICPLDASPPQALLNGANRPYSGIRGLSPTFDRDPPRREQVGDLQI; translated from the exons GTTAACCTCCAGTGCTCAAGCAACAATGAGACCTATCAAGAGCGGCTGGCGAGATTAGAAGGCAACAAAGAGTCTCTGGTTCTCCAG GTGAGTGTTCTCACTGACCAGGTTGAAGCTCAAGGGGAAAAGATCAGAGATCTGGAAAGTTCCCTGGAAGAACACCACCACAAACTCATTTCTACTGAGCAAATGCTTCAACAG GAGCTCCTTAGACGAACCTCACTGGAGACACAGAAACTGGAACTCGTGGATGAAGTTTCCTATCTGAAACTCAAGCTAGTCGGCATGGAGGAGGAACACAACCACAATGATGAACAGGAGAAACATAATAAAGCTGAG AGTGTGGTTAATCTAATTAGTGAACTACAGGAGCAGATGTGTAAATTCCAGGAGGAAATCAGCAATCGTATCCAGGAGCAGCGAGCTCGGGAGAGCCTGGGCGAGAATGGCACACGCGAGGCTCTCGACCAGAGCCCCGATGTGGGCCTTGGTGCCTCTGATGCTGAGGAATGCAGCTGCCACTGTAGAAGTGGAGGAGAGAAT gCTTTGTTACAAGAGCTTCACCTTCTTAAGAGCAAAGTTGAAGAACTGGAGGGTGAGAAATCACAATATGAAAGGAAGCTCAAAGCCACTAAG ACTGAGATTGGCAAACTCCAGCAGCTGCTTGCTACGAAGAATGCTGAAATTGAGTGTTTACAGAATCAGCTTCTGTCCCAAGGAACCGTCAAAGATGACATCACAGAGAGAG ATCAAGAGCTGCAGAGGTTAAAAACTGGAATGGAGATGCTAATAGCTGCCAATAATGAAAAG GATCGACACATAGAGGAACTCAATCTTCTGTTGGTCCAGTACAGAAAATTAAAGGACAGCTTAGCCCTTTCTCAAG TGACCAACAATATGTTGCTGTCTGGCAGCAGTGAGGAGGATCTTAATGGCACTCGAAAAATAAAAACCCTGACGCATAAAGCATACTCTGACATTGTCAGACCGGAGCTACAG ATGTCTTCCCGAGACCCGTCGCCACTCCTGGTGTCTACATGTTTCCAGAGGGAGCTGGACTCCAG CTTTCGCAGTATTCTGCCCTCTATGGAGACCTCGATGGTATCCATTGGCCACTTGGGCTTTTACAGCAGACAATG GTCAATACCACGGATGCTGTCCACCAGCTTAGAAGAACTCCAAAGTGGAAGTTTACAGATG AACCGATATAAATCTGAAAATAACAAATATCAGACGCTTCCGGGCAAGTTTAGTCGTCCAGAGCAGAATGGAGTGAGACTGCAGCCGTCTTCCCCACTGCAACTGTCTCCTGATGAAAGTGAAGGCAGCGAATTCAACCTGA GAAAGGCAGAGAAGACGGATGATTCGACCTTGTCTGACCTTTCACCCATGTCGTCTGGACTAGAATCAGGTCAGCAGTCTCCCGTTTCACCAGAGCACAAGAAGAACCAGAAAGGCATTCGTAAAAAACTGTGGGGAAA GATCAGGAGAACACAGTCAGGTGGTCTTCCTGCAGACGAATCTGATTCTGACTTCAAGCGAGGGGGTTTCAGGGCCACGGCCGGCCCTCGACTCACCTGCCTGAGCACCAATGCCTCAGCACG TGACAGGAACATCCCCTTCTCAAAATGGTCTTGTGATCAGGTGTGTGCATGGATGGAGGAGTTTGGTCTGGTTCAGTACGTGAATATGGCCAGACAGTGGGTCACCAGCGGTCAGACTTTACTCTCCTCGCAGGACATTGAGAAG GAGCTGGGCATTAAACATCCACTtcacaggaagaagctccagctgGCTCTGCGCTCCTTCAGCACCAGAATCACAGAGAAATCCTCTGAACTGGACCACATCTGGGTCACGC GGTGGCTGGATGATATTGGTTTACCACAGTACAAAGACCAGTTTAGCGAAGGACGTGTGGACGGTAGAATGCTGCAGTACTTGACAGTG AACGATCTGCTGTTTCTGAAAGTCACCAGTCAGCTGCATCATCTTAGCATCAAGTGTGCTATCCACGTCTTACATGTTAACAAGTTCAACCCCAGCTGCCTCAAAAGAAGACCTGGAGATGAG AATAAGACATCGCCTTCTGAGGTTGTTCAGTGGTCCAATCACCGTGTGATGGAGTGGCTCAGATCAGCTGACCTGGCAGAATACGCTCCCAACCTGAGAGGCAGCGGAGTGCATGGAGGACTCATA ATCTTGGAACCTCGTTTTAACTCGGACACACTTGCGATGCTCCTGAACATCCCCCCTCAGAAGACTCTGCTGAGGAGGCATCTGGCCACTAATTTCAACATGCTGGTGGGCTCTCAGGCTCAGCAGGAGAAACAAGAGTATCTGGAATCATCAGGATACACGCCGCTAACAACCACTGCTAAAGTCCGG CCACGTAAAATAGGTTTCTCCAGTTTTGGCCACCGTAAGAAGCGTGCTGAGGACTCCACTGACTACATCTGCCCTCTGGACGCTTCACCACCCCAGGCCCTGCTCAATGGGGCCAACCGACCCTACAGCGGCATCAGGGGTCTGAGCCCCACCTTTGACAGGGACCCACCGAGACGGGAGCAGGTGGGAGATCTACAGATCTGA